Proteins from a genomic interval of Cygnus olor isolate bCygOlo1 chromosome 9, bCygOlo1.pri.v2, whole genome shotgun sequence:
- the GPC1 gene encoding glypican-1 isoform X2, with amino-acid sequence MEENFANKSRSEFEAMMKEASRSVQTILTAQYRSFDSYFQDLLNKSEKALYDAFPSLYGELYTQNVKVFKDLYSELRRYYRGSNINLEEALNEFWTRLLERLFKLMNPQYHITDEYLDCMVKHAEQHKPFGEVPRDLKVKATRAFIAARSYAQGFLVGSDVVKKVSQVTLSHECTRAIMKLMYCPHCRGMSSVKPCNNYCLNVVKGCLANQADLNTEWKYLMDSLVIVADRIDGPYNVDTVIGTIHMRISEAISNLQENKDSITAKVFQGCGNPKISTKGSSNEDKKRRGKVALEAKSSAVALEMLVLDAKGNLTALKSYWVTLPSVLCSKKVMASSAADDKCWNGMTKGSYLPEVMGDGLANQINNPEVEVDITKPDMTIRQQIMQLKIMTNRLGNANIGNDVDFQDASDDMSGSGSGDSCPDDVCGKRLSKSPSTRQPETHAIPKQSGHGISGASSRSLPSAFLLFLSVAFIAVQHLWR; translated from the exons gTTATTTCCAGGATTTGTTGAACAAGTCAGAAAAAGCCCTTTATGATGCTTTCCCAAGCCTGTACGGAGAATTGTACACTCAAAACGTGAAGGTCTTCAAGGACTTGTACAGTGAGCTACGCCGCTATTACCGGGGTTCCAACATCAACTTGGAAGAGGCCCTCAATGAGTTCTGGACACGCTTGTTGGAGCGGCTCTTCAAGCTGATGAACCCCCAGTACCATATCACGGATGAGTATCTAGACTGCATGGTGAAAcatgcagagcagcacaaacCCTTTGGGGAAGTTCCCAGGGACCTGAAGGTGAAGGCAACCCGAGCCTTCATCGCAGCACGTTCCTACGCGCAGGGCTTTCTTGTGGGCAGCGATGTGGTCAAAAAGGTCTCTCAG GTAACCCTCAGCCACGAGTGCACCCGCGCCATCATGAAGCTGATGTACTGCCCACACTGCCGGGGCATGTCCAGCGTGAAGCCGTGCAACAACTACTGTCTGAATGTCGTGAAGGGCTGCCTGGCCAACCAGGCGGACCTGAACACCGAGTGGAAGTACCTGATGG ATTCCTTGGTCATAGTGGCTGATCGGATTGATGGACCATACAACGTGGACACAGTAATAGGGACTATTCACATGAGGATCTCTGAAGCTATTTCCAActtgcaagaaaacaaagattcaATCACAGCCAAG gttttccaAGGCTGTGGAAATCCCAAAATCAGCACGAAAGGCTCCAGCAATGAGGACAAGAAAAGGCGGGGGAAGGTCGCATTAGAAGCAAAATCCTCTGCAGTAGCACTGGAGATGCTG GTTTTAGATGCCAAAGGGAATCTGACAGCTCTGAAGTCGTACTGGGTCACCCTGCCCAGTGTCCTGTGCAGCAAAAAAGTAATGGCCAGCTCAGCGGCAGATGACAAGTGTTGGAATGGGATGACCAAGGGCAG TTACTTGCCTGAAGTGATGGGGGATGGCTTAGCTAATCAGATTAACAACCCGGAGGTGGAGGTGGACATCACCAAGCCAGACATGACCATTCGCCAGCAAATCATGCAGCTAAAGATCATGACAAACCGTCTGGGCAACGCTAACATCGGGAATGACGTGGATTTCCAAGACGCGA GTGATGACATGAGCGGCTCTGGCAGTGGTGACAGCTGTCCTGACGACGTCTGTGGCAAAAGACTTTCTAAgagccccagcaccaggcagccagAAACGCACGCTATTCCTAAGCAGTCTGGACACGGCATCAGTGGGGCCAGCAGCAGATCTTTGccttctgccttcctcctcttcctttcagtGGCTTTCATCGCTGTGCAGCACTTGTGGCGGTAA